Within the Borrelia hispanica CRI genome, the region TATTAAAAGTAGGGTAGGAAGTGTAACTCAGGTTGAGGATAGTTCTGATAAAGAAAGAGCTATTTTGCGATATAGGCAACTTAAAGAGGAAATTAGAGCTCGGACCTTAGAGGAAGCTGTTAATAAAGTGGAATTGTCTAAAGCTTTATATGAAATAAAGAAAAATAAGTTATACAAATTTGATGGGTATGATAATTTTTATGAGTTTTGTTTGGATTATAAATTTAGTAGAACTATGATATATAGGTATGTCAAGATAGGGGCTTATTTGGAAAGAGAGAGTATAAGTGAGCAAGATATTATGCAAAGTTCTTTAAATAAAATTATTAATGACATAAGAGTTAAGAGAGATTCTTCATATTGTAAACCTGTTGTTGTTAAATTTAATTTAAAAGATAAAGAGAAACAATTAGTTCTTATAAAAAATAAACAAAAGCTTGAAAAATTTTTACTTAAATGTTTGT harbors:
- a CDS encoding chromosome replication/partitioning protein — its product is MKLDILDTIKSRVGSVTQVEDSSDKERAILRYRQLKEEIRARTLEEAVNKVELSKALYEIKKNKLYKFDGYDNFYEFCLDYKFSRTMIYRYVKIGAYLERESISEQDIMQSSLNKIINDIRVKRDSSYCKPVVVKFNLKDKEKQLVLIKNKQKLEKFLLKCLLDNWESFIV